The Tardibacter chloracetimidivorans DNA window AAGCATTTCGTTTCTACTCTGGCGGCAACCGAACTTCCTTCCGTTTTCAATCCCTGGCGCGATCGCTGCGCCGTTCATGACCGGCGCGACGCGGCGGCCAAGCGGCGCGATAATCTGGAACGGTTGCTGATCGCTGCCTTGGATGCAAAGGTCGAGACCATCTGGATTGCCCGCGACCTCGGTTATCGCGGTGGCCGGCGCACGGGCGTTCCCCTCACCGATGAGGTCCATCTCGACCGGGCGGGTGCGTTGATGGGCGGCATCGCCCTTCAACGTGCGACGCAAGGCCCGGCGGTCGCCGAGCGGACGGCGGCGATCGTCTGGCGCGTGCTCGAACAGATCGGACAGCCGGTCATGCTCTGGAACGTCTTCCCGTTCCATCCGCATGAAGCGGGCGATCCCTTGTCGAACCGTTGTCATACCCGCGGAGAACGCGAGGCGACCTGGCCTTTGCTTCAAGCGCTGATTGCCATGCTCAACCCCCGGCGCATCGTTGCGATCGGGCGCGATGCTCACCTAGCCCTTGGCGATGTCGGTATACCGACGACGGCCGTCCGCCATCCGAGCTATGGCGGGCAGCGCGACTTCATCGAAGGCATGTTCGCGATGTACGGGATCGACGGTGGCGCTCTCGAAACGCCGCGTCTGCCGTTGGAGGCGCCTTATGCTGCCGCGAGGACTTGCGCACTCGCCTGATCGCAGCGCGCAAAAAGCTGCTGGAGATCGCCGCGATTCCATTTGCCGGTGTCGATTTCGGCGTGGGTAGAGACGATTGTCATTGGTCCGAGACCGACCCCTCCCTCTTTGGCAATGAACGATTGCAACCTGCCCAGCCCAATCAGATTGCCCAGTAGCTTTTCGATGTAGAAATGGTTGCGGTAGAATGCCGTCATGGCGATCCGGCGTTGATCGCCTTTGCCGATCAGCTTGAGGCTCGCGAAGCTCAGACACTGCCCGCCGTAAGGCGAATCGTTCACGTCGCGGGCAGGGTCGAAAACGCTCAGTTCAAACTTGTTGAGCGCGCGCACCTTTGGATTGCGCAGGCGCTCGACGATCCCCCAAATCTGGTTGATCGGCGGCCCGTCAAGTTGGGGTAACTGCATCATTCGCTCGAAATAGTAGCCTGACCAGGCTTCCTTCAACCTGACCTTTGGAAGCACATTGTCCCGGAACCGATCGAAGAAGAGCGGCGCGCCGTGGCGGTGGTAGAGCGCTGCCGGAAAGATGGTGTTGGCGACCGTCTCGATCGGCTTTTTGCCCCGCCCGGCAAGGAAGGCATCGACCTCGGCGACCACGGGATCTGCAAGCGTCGCGCGCGCCGAGGGATCGGCGACGTCGATGATGACGTTGTAGGCTTGGTGGCCGGGGGCGCCATCGACGACGCGCACCGCCTCGCGCCACGCGGAAACGCAGTCAGGCTGCGAGGGTACTGGAAGATACATCGACTGCCTCCATCAAATTCGCGGTGGCGAAGAGCCGCGGCGCCAGGAACCGTTCCGTCAGCCAGGCATGTCCGTCCATGCCCCATCCCGCACCCCAGCTATTGCGAACGAGAATTGCAGTGGCACCATCGACTTGGCCGTGCCCAACCGCGATTACGGCATGACGCTGGCTCGGTTCAGGCTGTTCGTCATTGGCGGGATCGACGATGCCATCGTCCGTCGGCATGAAGAACGAGCGCGACAGCATCGTCAGGATCACGACCGGCCGGCCTTGGTCGAGCAAGGCGATGATCGAGGCGAGGTTCGCTCCGCCCGGCTGGCCGTCTCGCCCATAGCGTTCACCCACGGCGGACGGCGGCTTCCACGAGCCATAGTCTTCGGGGACGGCCTGGAGGTAGGGCCAGCCCTGTTCTTCGGGTTGGCCGTCGCTGCGCAGCGCATCGAGCATCGCCGACAGCAGCGCGCCCTGCGCCGGCGATCGGCCCGCACGCCGCTGCGCTTGGTAAAAGGCGAATTCGCAGGAAAGCGGTGCCCAACCGTCGCGTAGGCCGGCATGGGCATCGCTTGCCGCAAAGGCCATGCAGGTGGGCCGCGCGCCTTGATCGCGCGCAGCACCAAACAAGGGCCGAAGATCGGTCGTGATCTGGATCATAGGAGCTAGGCGGCCTCGAGCAGATGCCGCCGCTCGGCGCGCGAGAGACCTTCAGGTTCGGGGCCGGTCAGGTCGAAGTCGAACGTCAGATGGGCCAACGCTGGCACCGGCTGCCATGGCCGCCGTTCCTCGATCGACATCCGACCCCGCTGCGCCGCCTCGATGGCGGCTGTCACTCTCCGAACGACCGGCCCGCCAATCGCGTCCGCATCGACCGCTTCGCGGTCGTCGCGAACAATGGCGAAGCCGCTCGCGATAAGCTGGTCGAAATCCCACAGATACCCGCCGCCGCTATGTTCCTTGAGCCGGAGCACAAACAGGTCGTTGCGGCTGCCATCGATTCTCGTGCCAGCGTCGCGTTCGGTCAGAAGCCAGACATCGCCGCGATAATTGGCCGGGCGATAATCCTTGAGAAGATCGATCTTCAGCGCGCGCGGCTGCGTCCGCAACAGATCGGTCATGGTCGATTGCGAGATCAGATTGTAGCGCAGCAGCGTCCGGCATGTCGCTTCGTAGCTGGCGCCCAAGCGAAGCGAGAGCTGATAAACCACGTTGGCGCGGCGAAAATCATCGACCTGCCAATCCTGGCGGGCGCTGTGCGACAGGATCAGCCATTTCGGCATCATGAAGGCAATCGCAAAGGCGTCCGCCTCGGTTTCCTGGAACAGCCCTCCGGGCTCCGGCGATGTTGGCATCCGCCGCAAGATGCTTTCGTCATCAAGGCTGGGTTGATGCTGCATCGAGAAATGCCCCAGCTCGTGGGCCGCCGTGAAGCGCTGAATGCTCATCGGCCGCTCGGTCGTAACGAGGACGCCGTGCGCAGGATCGCTCAAATAGGCGCCGAGCAGCCCTTTGAGCGGCCGGAGCAACAACGGCAGGTCGACGGCGTGGATCGCGCCGAACACATCGACGTTGCCACCTTGCTGTTCGATCACTTCGCGCGTGCTCAGCTGCCGATGCAGCCGCCCAGCGGCCATGGCCCCGGCTCGAACCGCGCTCGCGTAGTCGAGCGCCATGGTCAGCCTTGTCCTCCGCCCGACCGTGCGCGCAGATAATCGGCGAAGCGGCCAAGCTCTTCGCGGTCCTGAGCGGACAGATCGGCAACGCGCCGCGCCAGATGCGCGACATCCGCCGGCAAGCTGGCCGAGGTTTCGTCCTCACCAGTGAAATAGCCGACCGATTGACGATAGAGACGCGCGAGGCGGG harbors:
- a CDS encoding uracil-DNA glycosylase, with amino-acid sequence MTPKHFVSTLAATELPSVFNPWRDRCAVHDRRDAAAKRRDNLERLLIAALDAKVETIWIARDLGYRGGRRTGVPLTDEVHLDRAGALMGGIALQRATQGPAVAERTAAIVWRVLEQIGQPVMLWNVFPFHPHEAGDPLSNRCHTRGEREATWPLLQALIAMLNPRRIVAIGRDAHLALGDVGIPTTAVRHPSYGGQRDFIEGMFAMYGIDGGALETPRLPLEAPYAAARTCALA
- a CDS encoding helix-turn-helix domain-containing protein, coding for MTNLALRHEDDEEERRRLGERLREARKYLGLKQEEVAAYLKIPRTGLTDIENGQRRVEAIELTRLARLYRQSVGYFTGEDETSASLPADVAHLARRVADLSAQDREELGRFADYLRARSGGGQG
- a CDS encoding ImmA/IrrE family metallo-endopeptidase, giving the protein MALDYASAVRAGAMAAGRLHRQLSTREVIEQQGGNVDVFGAIHAVDLPLLLRPLKGLLGAYLSDPAHGVLVTTERPMSIQRFTAAHELGHFSMQHQPSLDDESILRRMPTSPEPGGLFQETEADAFAIAFMMPKWLILSHSARQDWQVDDFRRANVVYQLSLRLGASYEATCRTLLRYNLISQSTMTDLLRTQPRALKIDLLKDYRPANYRGDVWLLTERDAGTRIDGSRNDLFVLRLKEHSGGGYLWDFDQLIASGFAIVRDDREAVDADAIGGPVVRRVTAAIEAAQRGRMSIEERRPWQPVPALAHLTFDFDLTGPEPEGLSRAERRHLLEAA
- a CDS encoding C1 family peptidase, with protein sequence MIQITTDLRPLFGAARDQGARPTCMAFAASDAHAGLRDGWAPLSCEFAFYQAQRRAGRSPAQGALLSAMLDALRSDGQPEEQGWPYLQAVPEDYGSWKPPSAVGERYGRDGQPGGANLASIIALLDQGRPVVILTMLSRSFFMPTDDGIVDPANDEQPEPSQRHAVIAVGHGQVDGATAILVRNSWGAGWGMDGHAWLTERFLAPRLFATANLMEAVDVSSSTLAA